A genomic region of Halomonas aestuarii contains the following coding sequences:
- a CDS encoding GNAT family N-acetyltransferase gives MEIREGRWDELGDEASEIRRVVFIEEQRVPVEEEWDGRDDACRHFLAVQDGTPVGTARLLPDAHIGRVAVLAEARGRGIGVALMRAAIEAARRDGHPRVELAAQTHALVFYERLGFQAVGGEFLDAGIAHRSMHLALGD, from the coding sequence ATGGAGATCCGCGAGGGCCGCTGGGACGAGCTCGGCGACGAGGCCAGCGAGATCCGCCGGGTCGTCTTCATCGAGGAGCAGCGCGTCCCGGTCGAGGAGGAGTGGGACGGGCGGGACGACGCCTGTCGTCACTTCCTGGCCGTGCAGGACGGTACCCCGGTGGGCACCGCGAGACTGCTGCCCGACGCCCATATCGGCCGGGTGGCGGTCCTCGCCGAGGCCCGGGGCCGGGGTATCGGCGTGGCCCTGATGCGTGCCGCCATCGAGGCCGCCCGTCGCGACGGCCACCCCCGGGTGGAGCTCGCCGCCCAGACCCATGCCCTCGTCTTCTACGAGCGGCTGGGCTTCCAGGCCGTCGGCGGCGAGTTCCTCGATGCCGGAATTGCGCATCGCAGCATGCATCTCGCCCTGGGCGACTGA
- a CDS encoding FKBP-type peptidyl-prolyl cis-trans isomerase, with amino-acid sequence MQIAQNSVVAFHYTLTNDAGEVLDSSEGREPLTYLHGAGNIIPGLEKQLEGRAAGDKLQAQVAPEEGYGEVQAQLVQEVPRDAFQGVDNVEPGMQFQAQTQGGPLMVTVTQVDGDTVTVDGNHPLAGQSLNFDVEIAEVREASEEEVEHGHVHGEGGHEH; translated from the coding sequence ATGCAGATTGCGCAGAATTCCGTTGTCGCGTTCCACTACACCCTGACCAACGATGCAGGTGAAGTGCTGGACAGCTCGGAAGGCCGCGAGCCGCTGACCTACCTCCACGGCGCCGGCAACATCATTCCGGGCCTCGAGAAGCAACTGGAAGGTCGCGCTGCAGGCGACAAGCTCCAGGCGCAGGTTGCCCCGGAGGAAGGCTATGGCGAGGTCCAGGCCCAGCTGGTCCAGGAAGTGCCGCGTGATGCCTTCCAGGGCGTCGACAACGTCGAGCCCGGCATGCAGTTCCAGGCCCAGACTCAGGGCGGCCCGCTGATGGTCACCGTGACCCAGGTGGACGGCGATACCGTCACCGTCGACGGCAACCATCCGCTCGCCGGCCAGTCCCTGAACTTCGACGTGGAGATCGCCGAGGTTCGCGAGGCCAGCGAGGAAGAGGTCGAGCACGGCCACGTGCACGGTGAAGGCGGTCACGAGCACTGA
- a CDS encoding glycine zipper 2TM domain-containing protein, whose product MKRLLPVLALGALTLAGCANTAPYSGNVYTGNQAKAAQSVTFGTITALRRVQIQADSRAGGLIGTGGGAVIGGLLGNQVGGGSGKTLATAAGVIAGSVAGSRIEESANLIPAWEIEIRQDNGQNVVIVQKADQAYQVGQRVRIIGSGASASVAPY is encoded by the coding sequence ATGAAGCGCCTTCTTCCCGTTCTCGCCCTCGGCGCCCTGACGCTGGCCGGCTGCGCCAATACCGCGCCCTACTCCGGCAACGTCTATACCGGCAACCAGGCCAAGGCGGCCCAGTCCGTCACCTTCGGCACCATCACCGCCCTGCGGCGGGTGCAGATCCAGGCCGACAGCCGGGCCGGGGGCCTCATCGGCACCGGCGGCGGCGCGGTGATCGGCGGCCTGCTGGGCAACCAGGTCGGCGGCGGCTCGGGGAAGACCCTCGCCACCGCGGCCGGGGTGATCGCCGGCAGCGTCGCCGGCTCCCGGATCGAGGAGTCCGCCAACCTGATCCCGGCCTGGGAGATCGAGATCCGTCAGGACAACGGCCAGAACGTGGTCATCGTCCAGAAGGCGGACCAGGCCTATCAGGTCGGCCAGCGCGTGCGCATCATCGGCAGCGGCGCAAGCGCCAGCGTCGCACCCTACTGA
- a CDS encoding isocitrate lyase, translating into MATFKEELKALAQLREAQQGKWDNVNPEHAARMRVQNRFQTGLDIARYTAKIMREDMAAYDADSSQYTQSLGCWHGFIGQQKLISIKKHFGTTKRSYLYLSGWMVAALRSEFGPLPDQSMHEKTTVPSLIEELYTFLRQADAWELNHLFRDLEEAKKAGDQAKANALIEKIDAHETHVVPIIADIDAGFGNAEATYLLAKKMIEAGACCIQLENQVSDEKQCGHQDGKVTVPHEDFIAKINAVRYAFLELGVEDGVIVARTDSLGAGLTQKIAVTNEPGDLGDQYNSYLDGDEIDSASDINNGDVVIKQNGKLVKVKRLASGLFQFKPGTGEDRVVLDCITSLQNGADLLWIETEKPHVGQIAGMVNRIREVCPDAKLVYNNSPSFNWTLNFRQQVFDAWEKEGKDVSAYDRADLMNARYDETELGRLADEWTRNFQRDGAREAGIFHHLITLPTYHTAALSTDNLAKGYFGDEGMLAYVAGVQRKEIREGIATVKHQDMAGSNIGDDHKEFFHGEAALKAGGKDNTMNQFG; encoded by the coding sequence ATGGCAACATTCAAAGAAGAACTCAAGGCGCTGGCTCAACTGCGCGAGGCCCAGCAAGGCAAGTGGGACAACGTCAATCCGGAGCACGCCGCCCGCATGCGGGTGCAGAACCGTTTCCAGACCGGCCTGGACATCGCCCGCTACACCGCTAAGATCATGCGCGAGGACATGGCGGCCTATGATGCCGACAGCTCCCAGTACACCCAGTCGCTGGGCTGCTGGCACGGCTTCATCGGGCAGCAGAAGCTGATCTCCATCAAGAAGCACTTCGGCACCACCAAGCGCTCCTACCTCTACCTCTCCGGCTGGATGGTCGCCGCGCTGCGCTCCGAGTTCGGTCCGCTGCCCGACCAGTCCATGCACGAGAAAACCACCGTGCCGTCGCTGATCGAGGAGCTCTACACCTTCCTGCGCCAGGCGGACGCCTGGGAGCTGAACCACCTGTTCCGCGACCTGGAGGAGGCGAAGAAGGCCGGCGACCAGGCCAAGGCCAATGCGCTGATCGAGAAGATCGACGCGCACGAGACCCACGTCGTGCCGATCATCGCCGACATCGATGCCGGATTCGGGAACGCCGAGGCCACCTACCTGCTGGCCAAGAAGATGATCGAGGCGGGTGCCTGCTGCATCCAGCTCGAGAACCAGGTCTCCGACGAGAAGCAGTGCGGCCACCAGGACGGCAAGGTCACCGTGCCCCACGAGGACTTCATCGCCAAGATCAACGCCGTGCGCTACGCCTTCCTGGAGCTCGGCGTCGAGGACGGCGTGATCGTCGCCCGCACCGACTCCCTGGGCGCCGGCCTGACCCAGAAGATCGCCGTGACCAACGAACCCGGCGACCTGGGCGACCAGTACAACAGCTACCTGGACGGCGACGAGATCGACAGCGCCTCCGACATCAACAACGGCGACGTGGTCATCAAGCAGAACGGCAAGCTGGTCAAGGTCAAGCGCCTGGCCTCCGGCCTCTTCCAGTTCAAGCCGGGCACCGGCGAGGACCGGGTGGTGCTGGACTGCATCACCAGCCTGCAGAACGGCGCCGACCTGCTGTGGATCGAGACCGAGAAGCCCCACGTCGGCCAGATCGCCGGCATGGTCAATCGCATCCGCGAGGTCTGCCCGGACGCCAAGCTGGTCTACAACAACTCGCCGTCCTTCAACTGGACCCTGAACTTCCGCCAGCAGGTCTTCGACGCCTGGGAGAAGGAAGGCAAGGACGTCTCTGCCTACGACCGCGCCGACCTGATGAACGCCAGGTACGACGAGACCGAACTCGGCAGGCTTGCCGACGAGTGGACGCGCAACTTCCAGCGTGACGGCGCCCGCGAGGCCGGCATCTTCCACCACCTGATCACCCTGCCGACCTACCACACCGCGGCCCTGTCCACCGACAACCTGGCCAAGGGCTATTTCGGCGACGAGGGCATGCTGGCCTACGTGGCGGGCGTGCAGCGCAAGGAGATCCGCGAGGGCATCGCCACCGTCAAGCACCAGGACATGGCCGGCTCGAACATCGGCGACGACCACAAGGAGTTCTTCCACGGCGAGGCGGCGCTGAAGGCCGGCGGCAAGGACAACACCATGAACCAGTTCGGCTGA